A window of Argopecten irradians isolate NY chromosome 1, Ai_NY, whole genome shotgun sequence contains these coding sequences:
- the LOC138307674 gene encoding ciliary microtubule associated protein 1A-like gives MVYNYTKPRGPIAAMYSSPGPCYGLPGLVGQKSHDPRSLHFKGPAYPFGVRHGKFRDDCSPGPCYLLNPKVYKDGTDGTPHYSLYGRQKDSSQFKVPGPGAYSPEKVGPTAHHRHPAYSFGTRHQNRRTDCTPAANKYTLPNMTGKTVQSGKKQSPIYSITGRQNVGNFREDLAKTPGPGTYDIADISSYKSRAALYSMTSRNLMPGDTTQKPGPGAHCPETVNINKKHAPQYSFGIRHSQYLAPLIVDCVD, from the exons ATGGTTTACAATTATACGAAGCCTAGGGGGCCAATCGCTGCTATGTACAGCAGCCCTGGCCCATGTTATGGACTTCCTGGCTTAGTTGGACAAAAATCTCATGACCCTAGGAGTCTGCATTTTAAGGGACCTGCTTATCCCTTCGGAGTTCGTCACGGAAAATTCAGGGATGATTGCAGCCCCGGCCCTTGCTACTTACTTAACCCTAAGGTGTATAAAGACGGTACTGATGGAACCCCTCATTATTCACTTTACGGCCGTCAGAAGGACAGTTCCCAGTTCAAAGTGCCCGGCCCAGGTGCATACAGCCCAGAGAAAGTTGGCCCCACAGCTCACCACAGGCACCCCGCCTACAGCTTTGGTACTCGTCATCAAAACAGGAGGACAGACTGCACACCAG CTGCTAACAAGTACACCCTTCCAAACATGACTGGTAAAACCGTTCAGAGTGGAAAGAAACAATCTCCAATCTACTCCATCACTGGTCGTCAGAATGTGGGAAACTTCAGGGAGGACTTGGCAAAG ACACCAGGACCCGGAACATATGATATTGCTGATATTAGTTCCTACAAATCTAGAGCTGCTTTGTACAGTATGACAAGTAGAAATTTGATGCCAGGTGATACAACACAGAAACCAGGACCCGGCGCTCACTGTCCAGAGACT GTAAACATCAATAAGAAGCATGCCCCACAATATTCATTTGGGATTCGTCATTCACAGTACCTGGCTCCTCTGATAGTGGATTGTGTAGACTAA